The following are encoded in a window of Flavobacterium psychrotrophum genomic DNA:
- a CDS encoding fibronectin type III domain-containing protein: protein MKQKLLLLLLFFGVLASAQNLERHNNGPSRISGSGLFKAIPPDPSASLANRTATPAAQPAACTTAQYGQYPSGVYIPTDTGSLETITASAYAGEFSVVAVAAGRSYVFSSSRADYITIATPTGTVLASGFTPLSWTNSNYNGNINYYLNTNSSCGTENVSRTRYITSSAGGCSTPFNFSATNVGPHSATFTWNPVGGNVQGYQLVFTELNGLSPDDTYPNGTITTTTNSSTSTGFTESTRYYVWVRTICSNGNSPWAALEFTTSPATGCTAGTYGQFPSNPYTPQCTGSPESITTSGYAGEYSGVNITANKRYTFTSSVTTDLLTITNANGVTIASGYTPLVWSSGTYNGTVRFYTHTGLSCGTAAVSRTRFVQCASVNCGSPSNFTFSDITSSSATVRWATGSPAPLGYQYELSYNSRLPYDDATEEGGILTSAGVIINDLPPSTTYYIFVRSVCDTQVGPWIAGGSFTTNPSLICNSASYGVYPDTAFTPSCTGANETIVTNAYAGELSYVNVTAGRQYVFSTSVATDFITITNAAGNIVYASGTGPVTWSSGNVSGNIRYFIHANGNCGNENVNRSRYIRCSSCNTVAPIATAQNFCGTTTVANLVASGINLKWYASATASTALTSNAAVSTGTYYVSQTVNNCESSRTSVTVIVNAVAVPTASDLQICGGGTVANLVATGTNIKWYNVDFGGSPLASTTPLVTGYYFATQTINGCESQRNVVYVTVSGSATVAPVVSAQSFCGSATVANLVASGVNIRWYRAATGGTAVTSNTALVSGVYYATQTVNGCESSRAGILVTVNNTVMPESSDVQICGSGTVANLVATGTNIKWYNVDFGGSPLAPTTPLVTGYYFPTQTINGCESARNVIYVTVSGSAVAAPTAVAQTFCGDKYIIDIVANGSNLKWYLDANGGSYLDPYTELTTRTYYVSQTVNGCESTRRAVAITANRTEYANTTNQTLCSGATVANLVATGTAIKWYNDDNGNPLPANTLLATGTYYVTQTVNGCESNKAQAYIIIGSSTNAPTAAATQNFCGSATVANLVANGTNIKWYTATTGGTALVATTALTARTYYASQTVSGCESPRTAVVVTLGSTIAPTASAQTFCGDNSLIDIVATGTNLKWYLAATGGSALDPFTDLTTRTYYVSQTVNGCESSRTAVAVTVNRTQYATVTNQTLCNGATVANLVATGTALKWYNDDNGNPLPSNTLLVTGTYFVTQTLNGCESNKAQAYVTITTTQIPNASDLLLCGSATVANLVATGTNIKWYNVFTGGTALAPTAAVTTGTYFVSQTVNGCESARNAVSITVNATALPTAAAQNFCGSATVANLVATGSNIKWYNTANGGSALAATTAITSSGTYYATQTVNNCESARVPVTVTVNAAPQTPVVTITQPNCASATGTIVVTAPTGTGLTYSINGTTYQASATFANVGPGTYSVTAKNAAGCISTINSAIVNPAPSAPARPTVTATQPTCAVSTGSMVVNTPTGTDLTFSINGTTYQTSNTFSNVAVGTYSVTAKNSAGCISWAASVTINAAPATPATPVVTTTQPTCSVATGTIVVTAPTGTGLTYSVNGTTYQASATFGNLAAGTYSVTAKNATGCTSAVTSVTINAAPATPTAPVVTITQPSCAVATGTIVVTSPTGTGLTYSVNGTAYQASATFTALAAGTYNVTAKNAAGCISAVTSVTINAAPATPSTPVVTTTQPTCAVATGTIAVTAPTGTGLTYSVNGTTYQASATFGSLAAGTYSVTAKNAAGCISVVTSVTINAAPATPTAPVVTITQPSCAVATGTIVVTSPTGTGLTFSVNGTIYQASATFTALAAGTYNVTAKNAAGCTSAVTSVTINAAPATPETPVVTTTQPTCSVATGTIVVTAPTGTGLTFSVDGTNYQTSSTFTALAAGTYNVTAKNAAGCISAVTSVTINAAPATPTAPVVTTTQPSCAVATGTIVVTSPTGSGLTFSVNGTTYQASSTFTALAAGTYNVTAKNAAGCTSAVTSVTINAAVEVPATPLVTVTQPDCTTSTGNIVVTAPLGTGLTYSINGTAYQASAIFATVVAGTYSVTVKNAAGCISAVTPVTINAAPQVPATPVVSVTQPTCAAPLGTVTVTAPTGFTYSIDGTNFQDSAVLSNVLPGTYQVTVKSAGGCTSTATVTVNAAPAGPLAPTAAAQIFCGSATVANLVATGTAVKWYANATGGTALAATATLATGTYYATQTVNGCESPRVNVNVTITPGTVPAFAAVAPICSGTTLAALPTTSTNGVTGTWSPALNNTATTTYTFTPATGQCATTATLTITVNAPTVPAFAAVAPICSGATLAALPTTSTNGVTGTWSPALNNTATTTYTFTPATGQCATTATLTITVNPIVVPAFAVVAPICSGATLAALPTTSTNGVTGTWSPALNNTATTTYTFTPATGQCAVTTTLTITVNPIVAPTFTAVAPICSGATLVALPTTSTNGVTGTWSPALNNTATTTYTFTPSAGQCAATATLTITVNAPTVPAFAVVAPICSGATLAALPTTSTNGVTGTWSPALNNTATTTYTFTPATGQCATTATLTITVNPIVVPAFAAVAPICSGATLAALPTTSTNGVTGTWSPALNNTATTTYTFTPATGQCAATTTLTITVNPVVVPAFAVVAPICSGTTLAALPTTSTNGVTGTWSPALNNTATTTYTFTPATGQCATTVTLTIEVTPATVPAFAVVAPICSGATLAALPTTSTNGVTGTWSPALNNTATTTYTFTPATGQCATTATLTITVNPVGTPTFAAVAPICSGATLAALPTTSTNGITGTWSPALNNTATTTYTFTPESNCADTVTLTIVVNPVVEPVFTTVDAICSGTVLAALPTTSVNGVTGTWSPELNNTATTTYTFTPDANQCAATATLTIEVTPATTPEFAVVDPVCSGATLEALPVTSTNGITGTWSPELNNTATTTYTFTPDANQCAATATLTIEVNTLDATTSLNAETITAIQQGATYQWVDCANGNAVIEGATDQSYTATANGQYAVMIEFNGCNAVSECVTISTLSIKNPIVKNNLVIYPSPATTVLNIKTDEVIKAVKIVDLFGKTISVTNFADNKIDVRILEAGVYFVEIQTTDNKYVQKFVKD, encoded by the coding sequence ATGAAACAAAAGTTACTTCTATTACTTCTCTTTTTTGGGGTACTCGCGAGTGCCCAAAATTTAGAACGCCATAACAATGGCCCCAGTAGGATTAGTGGTTCAGGTCTTTTTAAGGCCATTCCGCCAGATCCGTCAGCATCTTTAGCAAACCGGACGGCAACTCCGGCGGCACAACCTGCGGCATGTACTACGGCGCAGTATGGTCAATATCCCAGCGGTGTATACATACCAACTGATACCGGGAGTTTAGAAACCATTACCGCCTCTGCTTACGCAGGAGAGTTTTCGGTAGTGGCTGTTGCTGCCGGAAGATCGTATGTTTTTTCGAGCTCAAGAGCAGATTACATTACCATAGCTACTCCTACGGGTACTGTACTTGCTTCAGGTTTTACGCCTCTTAGCTGGACAAACAGCAACTACAATGGTAATATAAACTATTACCTTAACACAAACTCGTCTTGCGGAACCGAAAACGTAAGCCGTACCAGGTACATTACATCGAGTGCGGGAGGATGTAGTACACCATTCAACTTTAGCGCGACCAATGTTGGCCCGCATTCAGCTACGTTTACATGGAACCCAGTTGGAGGTAACGTTCAGGGATATCAGTTAGTTTTTACTGAGCTAAACGGCCTATCTCCTGATGATACTTACCCAAATGGTACAATTACAACAACTACAAATTCAAGCACATCAACCGGTTTTACAGAGTCTACCCGTTACTATGTATGGGTAAGGACTATTTGTAGCAACGGTAACAGCCCATGGGCTGCGCTTGAGTTTACAACAAGCCCTGCTACGGGCTGTACTGCCGGAACTTATGGGCAGTTTCCTTCAAACCCTTATACACCCCAGTGCACAGGTTCGCCTGAGAGCATTACAACAAGTGGTTATGCGGGCGAATATAGTGGTGTTAATATTACGGCAAACAAGAGATATACTTTTACCAGTAGTGTAACTACAGATCTTTTGACCATAACAAACGCTAACGGTGTAACAATTGCCTCTGGTTATACACCACTTGTTTGGAGCTCAGGCACGTATAATGGTACTGTGCGTTTCTATACGCATACTGGTTTATCTTGTGGTACAGCAGCTGTGTCAAGAACCAGGTTTGTACAGTGTGCTTCAGTTAACTGTGGCTCACCATCAAATTTTACGTTTAGCGACATTACTTCAAGTTCGGCTACAGTCAGGTGGGCAACAGGTTCACCAGCACCTTTGGGCTATCAGTACGAGCTTAGCTACAACAGCAGGCTTCCTTATGACGATGCTACCGAAGAAGGTGGTATCCTTACATCTGCGGGAGTAATAATAAATGATTTACCACCAAGTACAACATATTACATATTTGTAAGGTCGGTTTGTGATACCCAGGTGGGACCCTGGATTGCAGGCGGAAGTTTTACTACAAACCCTTCGCTAATATGTAATTCTGCAAGTTACGGTGTTTATCCCGATACTGCTTTTACCCCTTCATGCACAGGCGCTAACGAAACTATTGTTACAAATGCCTATGCCGGAGAACTTAGTTATGTAAACGTTACTGCCGGAAGGCAATATGTATTTAGCACTTCTGTTGCTACAGACTTTATTACCATTACTAATGCTGCGGGTAACATTGTATACGCTTCAGGAACAGGACCGGTAACATGGAGTTCTGGCAACGTATCTGGTAACATCCGTTATTTTATTCATGCTAATGGAAATTGCGGTAATGAAAATGTTAACAGGTCAAGATATATCAGGTGTAGTTCGTGCAACACCGTTGCTCCTATAGCTACTGCGCAAAACTTTTGTGGTACTACTACAGTAGCAAACCTTGTTGCAAGTGGTATTAACTTAAAATGGTATGCGTCAGCTACGGCTTCTACGGCTTTAACGTCAAATGCAGCAGTAAGCACAGGTACCTATTATGTATCTCAAACGGTAAACAATTGTGAGAGTAGCCGTACATCGGTTACCGTAATAGTAAATGCTGTGGCAGTTCCTACCGCATCTGATCTTCAGATTTGTGGAGGTGGTACTGTAGCTAACCTTGTAGCTACCGGTACTAACATTAAATGGTATAATGTTGACTTTGGAGGAAGCCCACTTGCTTCGACCACGCCACTTGTTACAGGATACTATTTTGCAACACAAACAATTAATGGCTGCGAAAGCCAGAGAAATGTAGTATATGTAACCGTAAGCGGATCTGCTACAGTTGCACCTGTAGTTTCTGCACAAAGTTTTTGTGGTAGTGCAACAGTTGCTAATCTTGTAGCAAGCGGCGTCAATATCAGATGGTATCGCGCTGCAACAGGCGGAACTGCTGTAACATCAAATACAGCATTAGTTTCTGGTGTTTACTATGCAACGCAAACGGTAAACGGTTGTGAGAGTAGCCGTGCCGGAATTTTAGTGACGGTAAATAATACTGTAATGCCGGAATCATCAGATGTACAGATTTGCGGAAGCGGTACTGTAGCTAACCTTGTAGCTACAGGTACTAACATCAAATGGTATAATGTTGACTTTGGCGGAAGCCCGCTTGCACCAACCACGCCACTTGTTACAGGATATTATTTCCCAACACAAACAATCAATGGCTGCGAAAGTGCCAGGAATGTAATTTATGTAACGGTTAGCGGATCTGCGGTAGCAGCTCCTACAGCAGTTGCCCAAACATTTTGTGGAGATAAATACATAATAGATATTGTAGCTAACGGTAGTAACCTTAAGTGGTATCTTGATGCTAACGGAGGTTCTTACCTTGACCCTTATACTGAATTAACTACCCGTACTTACTATGTGTCGCAAACGGTTAACGGATGCGAAAGTACCCGTAGAGCAGTTGCAATAACTGCAAATCGTACAGAGTATGCGAATACTACAAACCAAACCCTTTGTAGTGGTGCTACCGTGGCTAACCTTGTAGCTACTGGTACTGCTATTAAATGGTATAATGATGATAATGGTAACCCATTACCAGCTAATACGCTTCTTGCTACAGGTACTTATTATGTAACACAAACCGTAAATGGTTGTGAGAGTAACAAAGCTCAGGCTTATATAATCATAGGTTCATCTACAAACGCTCCTACAGCTGCTGCTACACAAAACTTTTGTGGTAGTGCTACAGTAGCTAACCTTGTTGCTAATGGTACTAACATAAAATGGTATACAGCAACTACGGGCGGAACAGCGCTTGTTGCAACTACAGCCCTTACAGCACGTACTTACTACGCATCGCAAACCGTTAGTGGTTGCGAGAGCCCACGTACTGCGGTGGTTGTAACATTAGGATCTACTATAGCGCCTACGGCATCTGCACAAACATTTTGTGGAGATAATTCATTAATAGATATTGTTGCTACAGGTACTAATCTAAAATGGTATCTTGCTGCTACAGGAGGTTCTGCTCTTGATCCGTTTACAGACCTAACAACCCGTACTTACTATGTATCGCAAACTGTTAACGGTTGTGAGAGTAGCCGTACAGCGGTTGCGGTAACAGTAAACCGTACACAATATGCTACTGTTACAAACCAAACCTTATGTAATGGCGCTACCGTGGCTAACCTTGTTGCTACAGGTACTGCTCTTAAATGGTATAACGATGATAATGGCAACCCACTACCATCTAACACGCTTCTTGTTACAGGTACTTATTTTGTAACACAAACACTAAACGGTTGTGAAAGTAATAAAGCACAGGCTTATGTAACAATTACTACAACGCAAATACCTAACGCTTCAGACCTTTTACTTTGTGGAAGCGCCACAGTGGCTAACCTTGTTGCTACAGGTACTAACATTAAATGGTATAACGTATTTACAGGCGGAACTGCTCTTGCTCCAACAGCAGCGGTTACTACGGGCACATACTTTGTATCTCAAACTGTAAATGGTTGCGAAAGTGCAAGAAATGCGGTTTCTATAACTGTTAATGCAACGGCATTACCTACAGCTGCGGCTCAAAACTTCTGCGGAAGCGCTACAGTTGCTAACCTTGTTGCTACAGGTAGTAACATAAAATGGTATAATACAGCAAATGGCGGATCAGCTCTTGCAGCTACTACAGCCATAACATCATCAGGAACATATTACGCTACCCAAACAGTTAACAATTGCGAGAGTGCAAGGGTTCCGGTTACGGTAACGGTTAATGCTGCTCCTCAGACTCCGGTTGTAACAATTACACAGCCAAACTGTGCATCTGCTACAGGAACTATTGTAGTTACTGCACCAACAGGTACAGGACTTACCTATAGCATTAACGGTACTACCTACCAGGCATCGGCTACTTTTGCAAATGTTGGGCCGGGAACATATAGTGTTACTGCTAAAAATGCAGCAGGCTGTATATCTACAATAAATTCAGCTATAGTTAATCCTGCACCATCTGCACCGGCAAGGCCAACAGTTACAGCTACACAGCCAACATGTGCTGTGAGCACAGGATCTATGGTTGTTAACACGCCAACAGGTACAGATTTAACTTTTAGTATTAATGGTACTACTTACCAAACATCAAATACATTTAGCAATGTTGCGGTAGGTACTTATAGCGTAACTGCTAAAAACTCGGCAGGATGTATATCATGGGCTGCTTCGGTTACCATCAATGCTGCCCCTGCAACACCTGCAACACCGGTTGTAACAACTACACAACCTACTTGTTCAGTTGCTACAGGTACTATTGTAGTTACTGCACCAACAGGTACAGGACTTACTTATAGTGTAAATGGTACTACGTATCAGGCATCGGCTACATTTGGAAACCTTGCAGCAGGTACTTACAGTGTAACTGCTAAGAATGCTACAGGATGTACATCGGCTGTAACTTCGGTTACAATCAACGCTGCTCCTGCAACGCCAACGGCTCCGGTAGTAACAATTACTCAGCCATCTTGTGCGGTTGCTACAGGAACAATTGTAGTAACATCGCCAACAGGTACAGGACTTACTTATAGTGTTAATGGTACGGCCTATCAGGCATCAGCTACCTTTACTGCACTTGCAGCAGGTACTTATAATGTAACGGCTAAAAATGCTGCGGGATGTATCTCTGCCGTAACTTCGGTTACTATCAATGCTGCACCTGCAACTCCATCAACTCCGGTTGTAACAACTACACAACCTACTTGTGCAGTTGCTACAGGTACTATTGCAGTTACTGCACCAACAGGTACAGGACTTACTTATAGTGTTAATGGTACAACGTATCAGGCATCGGCTACATTTGGCAGCCTTGCAGCAGGTACTTACAGTGTAACCGCTAAAAACGCAGCGGGATGTATCTCGGTTGTAACTTCGGTTACAATCAACGCTGCTCCTGCAACGCCTACGGCTCCGGTAGTAACAATTACTCAGCCATCTTGTGCGGTTGCTACAGGAACAATTGTAGTAACATCGCCAACAGGTACCGGATTAACCTTTAGTGTTAATGGTACAATCTATCAGGCATCAGCTACATTTACTGCACTTGCAGCAGGTACTTATAATGTAACTGCTAAAAACGCTGCGGGATGTACATCGGCCGTAACTTCGGTTACAATAAACGCAGCTCCTGCAACACCTGAAACACCGGTTGTAACAACTACACAACCTACTTGTTCAGTTGCTACAGGTACTATTGTAGTTACTGCACCAACAGGTACAGGATTAACGTTCAGTGTTGATGGGACAAATTATCAGACATCGTCTACATTTACTGCTCTTGCAGCAGGTACTTATAATGTAACGGCTAAAAATGCTGCAGGATGTATCTCGGCTGTAACTTCGGTTACTATAAACGCTGCTCCTGCAACGCCAACTGCTCCGGTAGTAACAACTACACAGCCGTCTTGTGCGGTTGCTACAGGAACAATTGTAGTAACATCGCCAACAGGTAGCGGATTAACCTTTAGTGTTAATGGTACAACCTACCAGGCATCGTCTACCTTTACTGCACTTGCAGCAGGTACTTATAACGTAACGGCTAAAAATGCTGCGGGATGTACATCGGCTGTAACTTCGGTTACTATCAACGCTGCTGTAGAAGTACCGGCTACGCCTCTTGTTACAGTTACACAGCCTGATTGTACTACATCTACCGGAAATATTGTGGTTACTGCACCATTAGGTACAGGATTAACATACAGTATTAATGGTACGGCTTATCAGGCATCTGCTATTTTTGCTACAGTTGTAGCAGGTACTTATAGTGTAACGGTTAAAAATGCAGCGGGATGTATATCTGCTGTAACTCCGGTTACAATTAACGCAGCGCCGCAAGTTCCGGCTACTCCGGTAGTTTCGGTTACGCAGCCTACTTGTGCTGCACCTCTGGGTACTGTAACTGTTACAGCACCTACAGGATTTACTTATAGCATCGACGGAACAAACTTCCAGGATTCAGCGGTATTATCAAATGTACTTCCGGGTACGTACCAGGTAACTGTTAAGAGTGCAGGAGGATGTACGTCTACAGCAACTGTAACAGTTAATGCTGCTCCGGCCGGCCCTCTTGCTCCAACGGCGGCTGCACAAATCTTCTGCGGAAGCGCTACAGTAGCTAACCTTGTTGCTACAGGTACTGCTGTTAAATGGTATGCTAACGCTACAGGCGGAACTGCCCTGGCAGCTACAGCTACACTAGCTACCGGTACATACTATGCAACGCAAACCGTAAATGGCTGCGAAAGCCCAAGAGTAAACGTAAACGTTACTATTACACCGGGTACAGTTCCTGCATTTGCAGCAGTTGCGCCTATATGTTCTGGTACTACGCTTGCGGCATTGCCTACAACATCTACAAACGGTGTTACAGGTACATGGTCTCCTGCGCTTAATAATACAGCGACTACAACCTATACCTTTACGCCTGCAACAGGACAGTGCGCTACTACGGCTACACTAACCATTACGGTTAATGCACCAACAGTACCTGCATTTGCAGCAGTTGCACCAATATGTTCTGGTGCTACACTTGCAGCGTTACCTACAACATCTACAAACGGTGTTACAGGTACATGGTCTCCGGCGCTAAATAATACAGCTACTACTACCTACACCTTTACACCTGCAACAGGCCAGTGTGCTACTACAGCTACGTTAACTATTACGGTTAACCCAATAGTAGTTCCTGCATTTGCTGTTGTTGCTCCTATATGTTCTGGTGCTACACTTGCAGCATTACCAACAACGTCTACAAACGGTGTTACGGGTACTTGGTCTCCTGCGCTTAATAATACAGCGACTACTACCTATACCTTTACACCTGCAACAGGGCAGTGTGCGGTAACAACTACGCTAACCATTACGGTTAACCCGATAGTAGCGCCAACATTTACAGCTGTTGCTCCTATATGTTCTGGTGCTACACTTGTTGCATTACCAACAACATCTACAAACGGTGTTACAGGTACATGGTCTCCGGCACTTAATAACACAGCGACTACTACCTATACCTTTACGCCATCGGCAGGACAATGTGCTGCTACGGCTACGTTAACCATTACTGTTAACGCGCCTACAGTTCCTGCATTTGCTGTCGTTGCCCCAATATGTTCTGGTGCTACACTTGCTGCGTTGCCAACAACATCTACAAATGGTGTTACAGGTACATGGTCTCCGGCGCTTAATAACACCGCGACTACTACCTATACCTTTACGCCTGCAACAGGACAGTGCGCTACTACAGCTACGTTAACTATTACGGTTAACCCAATAGTAGTTCCTGCATTTGCAGCAGTTGCTCCTATATGTTCTGGTGCTACACTTGCAGCGTTGCCAACAACGTCTACAAACGGTGTTACAGGTACATGGTCTCCTGCGCTTAATAATACAGCGACTACTACTTATACCTTTACACCTGCAACAGGCCAGTGTGCTGCTACAACTACGCTAACCATTACAGTTAACCCTGTAGTAGTTCCTGCATTTGCTGTTGTTGCTCCTATATGCTCTGGTACTACACTTGCAGCGTTGCCAACAACGTCTACAAACGGAGTTACGGGTACATGGTCTCCGGCGCTTAACAATACAGCGACTACTACCTATACCTTTACACCTGCAACAGGCCAGTGTGCTACTACAGTTACACTTACTATAGAAGTTACACCTGCTACAGTTCCTGCATTTGCTGTTGTTGCTCCTATATGTTCTGGTGCTACACTTGCAGCGTTGCCTACAACATCTACAAATGGAGTTACGGGTACATGGTCTCCGGCGCTTAACAACACAGCGACTACTACCTATACCTTTACACCTGCAACAGGCCAGTGTGCTACTACAGCTACGTTAACTATTACAGTTAACCCTGTAGGAACACCAACATTTGCAGCAGTTGCACCAATATGTTCAGGTGCTACACTTGCAGCATTACCTACAACATCTACAAATGGTATTACTGGTACATGGTCTCCGGCGCTTAATAATACAGCAACCACTACCTATACCTTTACACCAGAGAGTAACTGTGCAGATACCGTTACATTAACCATAGTGGTTAACCCTGTTGTAGAACCGGTATTTACAACTGTAGATGCTATATGTTCTGGTACTGTACTTGCTGCATTGCCTACAACGTCTGTAAACGGTGTTACAGGTA